Proteins encoded together in one Carassius auratus strain Wakin chromosome 32, ASM336829v1, whole genome shotgun sequence window:
- the LOC113051671 gene encoding insulin-induced gene 1 protein-like isoform X2, with protein MAVVGLLYPCLDRHLGEPHKFKREWASVTRCIAVFVGINHASAKLDFANNVQLSLTLAALSLGLWWTFDRSRSGFGLGLTTAFLATLIAQLLVYNGIYQYTSPDFLYVRSWLPCIFFSGGVTVGNIGRQLAMGSTEKPHND; from the exons ATGG CTGTGGTTGGTCTCTTGTACCCCTGCTTGGACCGTCATCTTGGAGAACCGCACAAGTTTAAACGGGAGTGGGCCAGTGTGACGCGTTGCATTGCTGTTTTTGTGGGCATCAATCACGCCAGTGCT AAACTGGACTTTGCCAATAATGTGCAGCTTTCACTAACTCTGGCTGCCCTGTCTCTGGGCCTCTGGTGGACGTTTGACCGCTCCAGGAGTGGCTTCGGACTAGGGCTGACCACTGCTTTTCTAGCCACCCTCATTGCTCAGCTGCTGGTCTACAATGGCATCTACCA GTACACGTCTCCAGACTTCTTGTATGTGCGTTCGTGGCTGCCTTGTATTTTCTTCTCTGGTGGAGTGACAGTTGGAAATATCGGCCGACAGCTGGCTATG GGCTCAACCGAGAAGCCTCATAATGACTAA
- the LOC113051671 gene encoding insulin-induced gene 1 protein-like isoform X1, producing the protein MPRLEEHCWSCSCSSTVKTKDLSSASWSVCKSGEMMSIITSVLGHAYGSLHSLQSANLIRRGLVLFIVGVVLALVLNLLQIQRNVTLFPEEVLDTLFSSAWWIPLCCGTAAAVVGLLYPCLDRHLGEPHKFKREWASVTRCIAVFVGINHASAKLDFANNVQLSLTLAALSLGLWWTFDRSRSGFGLGLTTAFLATLIAQLLVYNGIYQYTSPDFLYVRSWLPCIFFSGGVTVGNIGRQLAMGSTEKPHND; encoded by the exons ATGCCAAGACTAGAGGAGCACTGCTGGAGCTGCTCCTGTTCATCGACTGTAAAGACTAAGGATCTGTCGAGCGCTAGCTGGAGTGTTTGTAAATCAGGAGAGATGATGTCCATCATAACCTCAGTCCTGGGACACGCGTACGGCTCTCTGCACAGCCTCCAGTCCGCTAATTTAATTCGCCGGGGGCTAGTGTTGTTTATCGTCGGAGTAGTTCTCGCCTTGGTGCTGAACTTGCTCCAGATCCAGAGAAACGTCACATTGTTCCCAGAGGAAGTGCTGGACACGCTGTTTTCCTCGGCCTGGTGGATCCCCCTCTGCTGTGGGACAGCTGCGG CTGTGGTTGGTCTCTTGTACCCCTGCTTGGACCGTCATCTTGGAGAACCGCACAAGTTTAAACGGGAGTGGGCCAGTGTGACGCGTTGCATTGCTGTTTTTGTGGGCATCAATCACGCCAGTGCT AAACTGGACTTTGCCAATAATGTGCAGCTTTCACTAACTCTGGCTGCCCTGTCTCTGGGCCTCTGGTGGACGTTTGACCGCTCCAGGAGTGGCTTCGGACTAGGGCTGACCACTGCTTTTCTAGCCACCCTCATTGCTCAGCTGCTGGTCTACAATGGCATCTACCA GTACACGTCTCCAGACTTCTTGTATGTGCGTTCGTGGCTGCCTTGTATTTTCTTCTCTGGTGGAGTGACAGTTGGAAATATCGGCCGACAGCTGGCTATG GGCTCAACCGAGAAGCCTCATAATGACTAA